A part of Mycobacteriales bacterium genomic DNA contains:
- a CDS encoding helix-turn-helix transcriptional regulator encodes MRDHRVTQFPEDAPVFVISVAAQLAGMHAQTLRQYDRLGLVNPSRTPGGGRRYSARDVALLREVQRLSQEEGVNLAGIKRIIALEQEVEALQDQVAALMTELDQARGPSTALVVWKPTRRR; translated from the coding sequence GTGCGTGACCATCGGGTGACCCAGTTCCCGGAGGACGCGCCGGTCTTCGTCATCTCGGTGGCGGCGCAGCTCGCCGGCATGCACGCGCAGACGCTCCGGCAGTACGACCGGCTCGGGTTGGTCAACCCGAGCCGGACGCCGGGCGGCGGCCGCCGCTACTCGGCCCGGGACGTGGCCCTGCTGCGCGAGGTGCAGCGGCTGTCCCAGGAGGAGGGCGTCAACCTGGCCGGCATCAAGCGGATCATCGCGCTGGAGCAGGAGGTCGAGGCGCTGCAGGATCAGGTGGCGGCGCTGATGACCGAGCTCGACCAGGCCCGCGGGCCGTCCACGGCCCTGGTGGTCTGGAAGCCCACCCGCCGGCGCTAG
- the dnaJ gene encoding molecular chaperone DnaJ: MSTKDFLEKDYYKALGVAKDASGAEIKKAYRKLARELHPDKNPGDAKAEARFKEVSEAYDVLSDESRRREYDEARSLFGSGVPGSGFPGGFRPGAGTGAGTGTTFDLNDLFGQSGTRSNPGAGGLGDLFGGLFGGGRGGGTRPGRGSAPGASRGADVETEVTLDFPEAVQGVTVPLQLASPASCRTCGGNGARPGSAPRQCPACLGTGLITRNQGAFAFSEPCRECRGTGSVIDDPCPDCHGSGVTTQTRTITVKIPAGVADGQRIRLAGKGVPGQRGGPAGDLYVRVHVRSDDLFGRKGDDLTLVLPVTFPEAALGTTVRVPTVDGAVTLKIPAGTASGRTFRVRGRGVPKKSGSAGDLMVTVEVAVPKNLPAEARETLEKYAAAQPDDPRPHITAAVDERA, translated from the coding sequence GTGAGCACCAAGGACTTCCTGGAGAAGGACTACTACAAGGCCCTGGGCGTCGCGAAGGACGCCTCCGGGGCCGAGATCAAGAAGGCGTACCGCAAGCTCGCCCGCGAGCTGCACCCGGACAAGAACCCGGGTGACGCGAAGGCCGAGGCCCGCTTCAAGGAGGTCTCCGAGGCGTACGACGTCCTCTCCGACGAGTCCCGCCGCCGTGAGTACGACGAGGCCCGCTCGCTGTTCGGCAGCGGCGTGCCCGGCAGCGGTTTCCCGGGCGGCTTCCGCCCGGGCGCCGGGACGGGTGCCGGGACCGGGACCACGTTCGACCTGAACGACCTGTTCGGGCAGAGCGGGACCCGGTCCAACCCGGGCGCCGGCGGGCTGGGCGACCTCTTCGGCGGGCTGTTCGGCGGGGGGCGCGGCGGGGGCACCAGGCCCGGCCGCGGCTCCGCGCCGGGCGCCAGCCGCGGAGCCGACGTGGAGACCGAGGTGACCCTCGACTTCCCGGAGGCCGTGCAGGGCGTCACCGTCCCGCTGCAGCTGGCCAGCCCGGCCAGCTGCCGGACCTGCGGGGGCAACGGGGCCCGTCCGGGCTCCGCGCCGCGGCAGTGCCCGGCCTGCCTCGGCACCGGGCTGATCACCCGCAACCAGGGTGCGTTCGCGTTCAGCGAGCCGTGCCGGGAGTGCCGCGGGACCGGCTCGGTCATCGACGACCCGTGCCCGGACTGCCACGGCAGCGGGGTCACCACCCAGACCCGCACGATCACGGTGAAGATCCCGGCCGGCGTGGCCGACGGGCAGCGGATCCGGCTGGCGGGCAAGGGCGTACCCGGGCAGCGCGGCGGGCCGGCGGGCGATCTGTACGTGCGCGTGCACGTCCGCTCCGACGACCTGTTCGGGCGCAAGGGCGACGACCTCACGCTGGTGTTGCCGGTCACGTTCCCGGAGGCGGCGCTCGGCACGACCGTGCGGGTGCCGACGGTGGACGGCGCGGTGACGCTGAAGATCCCGGCCGGAACGGCGTCCGGGCGGACCTTCCGGGTCCGCGGCCGGGGCGTGCCGAAGAAGTCCGGATCGGCCGGCGACCTCATGGTCACCGTCGAGGTGGCGGTGCCGAAGAACCTGCCGGCCGAGGCCAGGGAGACGCTGGAGAAGTACGCGGCGGCCCAGCCGGACGACCCGCGCCCGCACATCACCGCGGCGGTCGACGAGCGTGCGTGA
- the clpB gene encoding ATP-dependent chaperone ClpB, protein MEANKLTTKSQEAVSAAVRHSVDRGNPSVEPTHLLTALLEQTEGTAGALLRAVGADLIDVRAENEALQGRLPSASGSTVAAPQFGRDLHKVISAAVKQAEELGDEYLSTEHLLVGLASDGGPVADLLKRHGAAADTLLAAFAQIRGSARVTSPDPEGTYQALEKYGVDLTAAARDGKLDPVIGRDTEIRRVVQVLSRRTKNNPVLIGEPGVGKTAVVEGLAQRIVAGDVPSSLRDKKLVSLDLGAMVAGAKYRGEFEERLKAVLAEIKNSDGQVVTFIDELHTVVGAGAAEGAMDAGNMLKPMLARGELRMVGATTLDEYRQRIEKDPALERRFQQVLVGEPSVEDTIGILRGLKGRYEAHHQVQIADSALVAAATLSDRYITARFLPDKAIDLVDESASRLRMEIDSRPVEIDELQRAVDRLKMEELALATETDPASVERLERLRRDLADREEQLTGLTARWEREKSGLNRVGELKKQLDDLRGQVERAQREGDLATASQLMYGQIPALEKDLAAASDAAEAETSPMVKEQVGPDDVADVVSAWTGIPAGRLLEGETAKLLRMEDELARRVVGQSRAVLAVSDAVRRARAGVSDPDRPTGSFLFLGPTGVGKTELAKALADFLFDDERAIVRVDMSEYGEKHSVARLVGAPPGYIGYEQGGQLTEAVRRRPYSVVLLDEVEKAHQDVFDVLLQVLDDGRLTDGQGRTVDFRNVILIMTSNLGSQLIADPTLPDAAKYDAVMQVVRSHFKPEFLNRLDDLVVFEALNTEQLAEIVGIQVRALGRRLTGRRLTLEVTEAAQEWLAMTGFDPVYGARPLRRLVQSAIGDQLAKGLLAGGIRDGDTVVVDLLQDRSGLSVRPAAPVTV, encoded by the coding sequence ATGGAAGCCAACAAGCTGACCACCAAGAGCCAGGAGGCGGTGTCGGCCGCCGTCCGGCACTCCGTCGACCGGGGCAACCCGTCGGTCGAGCCGACGCACCTGTTGACGGCGTTGCTGGAGCAGACCGAGGGCACCGCCGGCGCGCTGCTGCGCGCGGTCGGCGCCGACCTCATCGACGTCCGGGCCGAGAACGAGGCCCTGCAGGGGCGGCTGCCGAGCGCGAGCGGGTCCACCGTGGCCGCGCCGCAGTTCGGCCGGGACCTGCACAAGGTCATCAGCGCCGCGGTCAAGCAGGCCGAGGAGCTGGGTGACGAGTACCTGTCCACCGAGCACCTGCTGGTCGGCCTGGCCTCCGACGGCGGCCCGGTCGCGGACCTGCTCAAGCGGCACGGCGCCGCCGCCGACACGCTGCTGGCCGCGTTCGCCCAGATCCGCGGCTCGGCCCGGGTCACCTCGCCCGACCCCGAGGGCACGTACCAGGCCCTGGAGAAGTACGGCGTGGACCTCACCGCGGCCGCCCGCGACGGCAAGCTCGACCCGGTCATCGGCCGGGACACCGAGATCCGGCGGGTCGTGCAGGTGCTGTCCCGGCGGACCAAGAACAACCCGGTGCTGATCGGCGAGCCGGGGGTCGGCAAGACCGCGGTCGTCGAGGGCCTGGCCCAGCGGATCGTGGCCGGCGACGTGCCGTCCTCACTGCGGGACAAGAAGCTCGTCTCGCTCGACCTCGGCGCGATGGTCGCGGGCGCGAAGTACCGCGGCGAGTTCGAGGAGCGGCTCAAGGCCGTCCTGGCCGAGATCAAGAACTCCGACGGCCAGGTCGTCACGTTCATCGACGAGCTGCACACGGTCGTCGGGGCCGGCGCCGCCGAGGGCGCGATGGACGCGGGCAACATGCTGAAGCCGATGCTGGCCCGCGGCGAGCTGCGGATGGTCGGCGCGACCACGCTGGACGAGTACCGGCAGCGGATCGAGAAGGACCCGGCGCTGGAGCGGCGCTTCCAGCAGGTCCTCGTCGGCGAGCCGTCGGTGGAGGACACCATCGGCATCCTGCGCGGCCTGAAGGGCCGGTACGAGGCGCACCACCAGGTCCAGATCGCGGACTCGGCGCTGGTCGCCGCCGCGACCCTGTCCGACCGCTACATCACCGCCCGGTTCCTGCCGGACAAGGCGATCGACCTGGTCGACGAGTCCGCGTCCCGGCTGCGGATGGAGATCGACTCCCGGCCGGTCGAGATCGACGAGCTGCAGCGCGCGGTCGACCGGCTGAAGATGGAGGAGCTGGCGCTGGCCACCGAGACCGACCCGGCCTCGGTGGAGCGGCTGGAGCGGCTGCGCCGCGACCTGGCCGACCGCGAGGAGCAGCTGACCGGGCTGACCGCCCGGTGGGAGCGGGAGAAGTCCGGCCTCAACCGGGTCGGCGAGCTGAAGAAGCAGCTCGACGACCTGCGCGGGCAGGTCGAGCGGGCCCAGCGCGAGGGTGACCTCGCCACCGCCTCCCAGCTGATGTACGGGCAGATCCCGGCGCTGGAGAAGGACCTGGCCGCCGCCTCCGACGCGGCCGAGGCCGAGACCTCCCCGATGGTCAAGGAGCAGGTCGGCCCGGACGACGTCGCCGACGTGGTCTCGGCCTGGACCGGGATCCCGGCCGGTCGGCTGCTGGAGGGTGAGACGGCCAAGCTGCTGCGGATGGAGGACGAGCTCGCACGGCGGGTCGTCGGCCAGTCCCGCGCGGTGCTCGCGGTCTCCGACGCGGTCCGCCGGGCCCGGGCCGGGGTCTCCGACCCCGACCGCCCGACCGGCTCGTTCCTGTTCCTCGGTCCGACCGGCGTGGGCAAGACCGAGCTGGCCAAGGCGCTGGCGGACTTCCTGTTCGACGACGAGCGGGCGATCGTCCGCGTCGACATGAGCGAGTACGGCGAGAAGCACTCCGTCGCCCGCCTGGTCGGTGCCCCGCCCGGCTACATCGGCTACGAGCAGGGCGGTCAGCTGACCGAGGCGGTGCGGCGCCGGCCGTACAGCGTGGTGCTGCTGGACGAGGTCGAGAAGGCCCACCAGGACGTCTTCGACGTGCTGCTGCAGGTGCTGGACGACGGCCGGCTGACCGACGGCCAGGGCCGGACGGTCGACTTCCGCAACGTCATCCTGATCATGACCTCGAACCTGGGGTCGCAGCTGATCGCGGACCCGACGCTGCCGGACGCCGCCAAGTACGACGCGGTCATGCAGGTGGTCCGGTCGCACTTCAAGCCGGAGTTCCTCAACCGGCTGGACGACCTGGTCGTGTTCGAGGCGCTGAACACCGAGCAGCTGGCCGAGATCGTCGGCATCCAGGTGCGGGCGCTCGGCCGGCGGCTGACCGGGCGGCGGCTGACCCTCGAGGTCACCGAGGCGGCCCAGGAGTGGCTGGCGATGACCGGCTTCGACCCGGTGTACGGGGCCCGGCCGCTGCGCCGGCTCGTGCAGTCCGCGATCGGCGACCAGCTGGCCAAGGGATTGCTGGCCGGCGGGATCCGGGACGGCGACACGGTCGTGGTCGACCTGCTCCAGGACCGGTCCGGTCTGTCGGTACGGCCGGCGGCGCCGGTCACGGTCTGA